A genomic window from Flavobacterium johnsoniae includes:
- a CDS encoding SDR family NAD(P)-dependent oxidoreductase, with amino-acid sequence MSLLENKVAFVSGGGSGIGRAVAEAYAREGAKVVVSDINVEHGEETVKNIKDKGGEAFFVKGDSSSAADNKHMVEVTVSKYGRLDIACNNAGMGGPAKPTGEYEPEAWDKVIALNLSGVFYACRYQLEQMEKNGGGSIVNIASIHGQVAAPNSVAYTASKHGVVGLTKNIAVEYAQKNIRCNAVGPGYIETALLKDNLNKDMMNAVAAKSAMNRLGTAEEIAELVVFLNSDKSSFTTGSYIIADGGYTAV; translated from the coding sequence ATGTCACTTTTAGAAAACAAAGTAGCATTTGTATCTGGCGGCGGTTCAGGAATCGGACGCGCAGTTGCAGAAGCATACGCTCGAGAAGGAGCAAAAGTTGTGGTATCTGATATTAATGTAGAGCACGGTGAAGAAACCGTAAAAAATATAAAAGACAAAGGCGGAGAAGCTTTTTTTGTAAAAGGAGATTCGTCGAGCGCAGCAGATAATAAGCATATGGTTGAGGTTACGGTTTCAAAATATGGGCGACTTGACATTGCGTGTAACAACGCTGGAATGGGCGGGCCAGCGAAACCAACCGGAGAATATGAGCCAGAAGCTTGGGATAAAGTAATAGCGCTTAATTTAAGCGGTGTTTTTTATGCTTGCCGTTACCAATTAGAACAAATGGAAAAAAATGGAGGAGGAAGCATTGTGAACATCGCATCTATTCACGGACAAGTTGCAGCTCCAAATAGTGTTGCTTATACAGCAAGTAAGCATGGTGTTGTGGGTTTGACAAAAAATATTGCAGTCGAATATGCTCAAAAAAATATTCGATGTAATGCCGTTGGACCCGGTTATATTGAAACAGCGCTTTTAAAAGACAATTTAAATAAAGATATGATGAATGCCGTTGCGGCGAAATCGGCAATGAACCGTTTAGGAACTGCCGAAGAAATTGCCGAATTGGTAGTTTTCTTAAACTCTGATAAATCATCATTTACAACTGGAAGTTATATTATAGCCGACGGAGGTTATACAGCAGTGTAA
- a CDS encoding pseudouridine synthase produces the protein MHRHFILFKPYGYLSQFIYELKRKKKLLGELHDFPEGTMAIGRLDEDSEGLLLLTTDGNMSELVRSKKVDKEYYVQVDGIITPEAIEELQKGVKIGLDGGKYKTKPCKAFIVTEIPDFGARAKKIRDERHGPTSWASITVREGKFRQVRKMTAAVGFPTLRLVRVRIGNVYLQNLKAGEVLEVSDFKLDN, from the coding sequence ATGCACAGACACTTCATTCTTTTTAAACCTTACGGCTATTTAAGCCAATTTATTTATGAATTAAAAAGAAAGAAAAAGCTTTTGGGCGAATTACACGATTTCCCGGAAGGAACAATGGCAATTGGAAGATTAGACGAAGATTCTGAAGGTTTGCTCTTACTGACGACTGACGGAAATATGAGTGAACTTGTTCGAAGCAAAAAAGTCGACAAAGAATATTATGTTCAAGTTGACGGCATTATTACTCCCGAAGCAATTGAAGAATTGCAAAAAGGTGTAAAAATCGGACTTGACGGAGGAAAATACAAAACAAAACCCTGCAAGGCCTTTATTGTAACAGAAATTCCTGATTTTGGAGCAAGAGCCAAAAAAATTAGAGACGAACGTCATGGTCCAACTTCTTGGGCATCGATCACAGTTAGAGAAGGAAAATTTCGTCAAGTTAGAAAAATGACCGCCGCAGTTGGTTTTCCCACACTTCGCTTGGTTCGCGTACGAATAGGAAATGTATATTTGCAAAACTTAAAAGCCGGAGAAGTTCTTGAAGTTTCCGATTTTAAATTAGATAATTAG
- a CDS encoding tRNA (cytidine(34)-2'-O)-methyltransferase — MLNVVLVEPEIPNNTGNIGRLCVGTESRLHLIHPFGFVINDKNLKRSGLDYWVHLDVTEYQNVEEWIAQIPDHSRVFLMSSHSDKSYLENEFQDGDWLVFGKESVGLSKEFMARFENHLTIPMSPLIRSFNIANSVAFVVGEAKRQIGLKKI; from the coding sequence ATGCTAAACGTAGTTCTTGTAGAACCTGAAATACCAAATAATACTGGAAATATTGGAAGATTGTGCGTAGGTACAGAAAGCCGACTTCACTTAATTCATCCGTTCGGATTTGTTATTAATGATAAAAATCTAAAACGTTCTGGATTGGATTATTGGGTGCATCTTGATGTAACCGAATATCAAAATGTAGAAGAATGGATTGCGCAGATTCCTGATCATTCTCGCGTGTTTTTAATGAGTTCGCATTCTGATAAATCCTATTTAGAAAATGAATTTCAGGATGGAGATTGGTTAGTTTTCGGAAAAGAAAGCGTTGGTTTAAGCAAGGAATTCATGGCGAGATTCGAAAATCATTTAACGATTCCGATGTCGCCGCTAATTCGCTCTTTTAATATTGCTAATTCTGTTGCTTTTGTAGTTGGCGAAGCGAAGAGACAAATTGGATTGAAAAAGATTTAA
- a CDS encoding ABC transporter ATP-binding protein, protein MKSILTTSHLNIGYKSKKGVTTIAENLNLSLASGKLITLIGANGIGKSTLLRTITGIQKTLSGNVYLNEKEISNYKPLELAQNLSLVLTEKLPPSNLSVFELVALGRQPYTNWVDKLSEEDVAKVQEAMRLTQIEHLASKKHFQISDGQLQKVLIARALAQDTPLIILDEPTTHLDLLHKVSLFKLLKKLTQETQKCILFSTHDIDLAIQLSDEMIMMTPENITQDQPCNLISNGSFSNLFKDENIVFDAEKGKFIVS, encoded by the coding sequence ATGAAATCAATTCTAACTACGTCGCATCTAAATATCGGATACAAATCCAAGAAAGGTGTTACGACTATTGCTGAGAATCTGAATCTAAGTTTAGCTTCGGGAAAACTAATTACATTAATCGGAGCAAACGGAATTGGAAAATCAACTTTATTGCGAACCATTACCGGAATTCAAAAAACATTATCAGGAAATGTTTATTTGAATGAAAAAGAGATTTCGAATTATAAACCTTTAGAATTAGCACAAAATTTAAGTTTGGTTTTAACAGAAAAACTGCCTCCAAGTAATCTTTCGGTTTTTGAATTAGTGGCACTTGGTCGTCAGCCTTACACAAATTGGGTTGACAAATTATCTGAAGAAGATGTTGCAAAAGTTCAAGAAGCAATGCGATTAACCCAAATTGAACATTTAGCTTCAAAGAAGCATTTTCAAATTAGCGACGGACAATTACAAAAAGTGCTAATTGCAAGAGCTTTGGCACAAGATACGCCGCTAATTATTTTAGATGAACCAACAACACATTTAGATTTACTTCATAAAGTTTCTTTGTTCAAATTATTGAAAAAGCTAACGCAAGAAACTCAAAAATGCATTTTGTTTTCTACGCACGATATTGATCTTGCCATTCAATTAAGTGATGAAATGATTATGATGACGCCAGAAAATATTACACAAGATCAGCCTTGTAATTTAATTTCTAATGGAAGTTTCAGCAATTTATTTAAAGATGAAAATATTGTTTTTGATGCTGAAAAAGGGAAGTTTATTGTGAGTTAG
- a CDS encoding FecCD family ABC transporter permease: protein MANKKRNTILFAVLTLGLLLMFFASISLGSVTIPLKDVFVSLTGGQATKSTWEYIIINYRLPKAITAVLVGSGLSISGLLMQTLFRNPLAGPYVLGLSSGASLGVAFVILGAGFLPSFLSVIALSSYGIVLASTFGSTLVLLLVLVVSQRLRDTMAILIVGLMFGSFTTAIVSVLTYFSTAEQLQKFTFWSMGSLGNLSWSTIGILTFCVLIGLLLSAKSIKPLNALLLGENYAKSMGLNFKQARLIIIFATSILSGAITAFAGPIAFIGLAVPHIAKLTFQTSNHTILFWSTLFFGSIIMLFCDIVSQMPGFDVTLPINAITSIIGAPVVIWLLVRKRNFQ, encoded by the coding sequence TTGGCAAATAAAAAACGAAATACCATTTTATTTGCTGTTTTGACTTTAGGTCTTTTGCTGATGTTTTTTGCGAGCATTAGTTTAGGTTCTGTTACGATTCCGCTAAAAGATGTTTTTGTCAGTTTAACTGGAGGGCAAGCAACAAAATCAACTTGGGAATATATTATCATTAATTATCGTTTGCCAAAAGCGATTACGGCTGTTTTAGTCGGAAGCGGACTTTCAATAAGCGGACTTTTAATGCAGACTTTATTCCGAAATCCGCTTGCTGGACCTTATGTTTTAGGATTAAGTTCGGGCGCGAGTTTAGGAGTTGCTTTTGTTATTTTGGGCGCAGGATTTCTGCCTTCGTTTTTAAGTGTAATTGCATTATCATCGTACGGAATTGTTCTGGCTTCTACTTTCGGAAGTACTTTGGTATTGCTTTTGGTTTTAGTCGTTTCGCAGCGATTACGCGACACAATGGCAATCTTGATTGTTGGATTAATGTTTGGAAGTTTTACAACCGCGATTGTAAGTGTTTTAACTTATTTTAGCACGGCAGAACAGCTTCAGAAATTTACATTTTGGTCAATGGGAAGTTTAGGAAATCTTTCGTGGTCGACAATCGGAATTCTGACTTTCTGCGTTTTAATCGGATTGCTTTTGAGCGCGAAAAGCATTAAACCATTAAATGCTTTACTTTTAGGAGAAAACTATGCAAAAAGCATGGGATTAAATTTTAAACAAGCTCGATTAATAATCATATTTGCAACAAGTATTTTATCTGGAGCGATAACGGCATTTGCTGGACCAATTGCTTTTATCGGATTAGCAGTTCCGCATATCGCAAAACTGACTTTTCAAACCAGTAATCATACTATATTGTTTTGGAGTACTTTATTTTTCGGATCAATTATCATGTTGTTTTGTGATATTGTTTCACAAATGCCAGGATTCGATGTTACGCTTCCAATTAACGCGATAACGTCTATTATTGGGGCGCCTGTTGTTATTTGGCTTTTGGTTAGAAAGAGAAATTTTCAATAA
- a CDS encoding ABC transporter substrate-binding protein gives MRYFFPKMIFTATFFILIGCKKNEKVETVKIENTKNSIEYASGLSILKYDDYSVVTVSNPWPNSDKDFKYILKEKDAKVPDSLLSYTSIQVPLESVVVTSTTNIPFLEMLEVENKLVGFPHTDYISSEKTRALIDKGSVKNVGQNEKLNIEQLIELAPNLIVTFGVDNNNPMLDNLKKSGLNVLIQGDWMEQSPLGKAEWIKLYGALFGKEDKAKELFDKIVESYNQALKLVKDKPATSKVLYGSMYEDVWYVAKGNSWVAQFMKDAQANYLWADLKGSGSEGLSFEKVLDKAKTANVWIASGSFKSLDELQKANPHYGEFDAFKNKSVYNFEGKLGATGGTVYYELAPSRPDLVLKDYIKIFHPDLLSSYEFTFASKLN, from the coding sequence ATGAGATATTTTTTTCCTAAAATGATTTTTACAGCAACTTTTTTTATCCTTATTGGATGTAAGAAGAATGAAAAAGTTGAAACCGTAAAAATAGAGAATACTAAAAATAGTATTGAATATGCATCAGGACTTTCAATTTTAAAATATGATGATTATTCTGTTGTAACAGTCTCAAATCCATGGCCTAATTCAGATAAAGATTTCAAGTATATTTTAAAAGAAAAAGATGCAAAAGTTCCAGATAGTCTTCTGTCTTACACTTCTATTCAAGTTCCACTAGAATCTGTCGTAGTAACTTCTACGACAAATATTCCGTTTTTAGAAATGCTTGAAGTAGAAAACAAATTAGTTGGTTTTCCGCACACAGACTATATTTCTTCAGAAAAAACAAGAGCTTTAATTGACAAAGGTTCTGTGAAAAATGTTGGACAAAATGAAAAATTGAATATCGAGCAATTAATAGAATTAGCACCAAATTTGATAGTGACTTTTGGAGTTGATAATAACAATCCGATGTTGGATAATCTGAAAAAAAGCGGCTTAAATGTTTTAATTCAAGGCGATTGGATGGAGCAATCTCCACTTGGAAAAGCAGAATGGATCAAGCTTTACGGGGCTTTATTTGGAAAAGAAGACAAAGCAAAAGAGCTTTTTGATAAAATTGTAGAAAGTTATAATCAAGCTTTAAAGTTAGTTAAAGATAAACCTGCGACTTCAAAAGTATTATACGGCTCTATGTATGAAGATGTTTGGTATGTTGCAAAAGGAAATAGTTGGGTTGCACAATTTATGAAAGATGCTCAGGCAAATTATTTATGGGCAGATTTAAAAGGAAGTGGAAGTGAAGGTTTGTCTTTTGAAAAAGTATTGGATAAAGCTAAAACTGCCAATGTTTGGATTGCTTCTGGTTCATTTAAAAGTTTAGATGAATTGCAAAAAGCGAATCCGCATTATGGAGAATTTGATGCTTTTAAAAATAAAAGCGTTTACAATTTTGAAGGTAAATTGGGCGCAACTGGCGGAACGGTTTATTACGAATTAGCACCAAGCCGTCCAGATCTAGTTTTGAAAGATTATATCAAAATTTTTCATCCTGATTTATTGTCAAGTTACGAATTTACTTTTGCATCAAAACTGAATTAA
- a CDS encoding DUF5522 domain-containing protein yields MNTTKKKICSSCDSEFSCGDISIVNKCWCNDYPPIFNLSEGGDCLCPSCFKEACEDKIDAYVETLSKEKALQNKAKDLPKTEILIEGIDYYLENGNMVFKTWYHLKRGTCCGNNCRHCPY; encoded by the coding sequence ATGAATACCACAAAAAAGAAAATTTGCTCAAGCTGTGATTCTGAATTCAGCTGCGGAGATATATCTATAGTAAATAAATGTTGGTGTAATGATTATCCACCAATATTTAATCTTTCTGAAGGAGGCGACTGTCTCTGTCCAAGTTGTTTTAAAGAGGCTTGCGAAGATAAAATTGATGCCTATGTCGAAACTCTTTCTAAAGAAAAAGCACTTCAAAACAAAGCCAAAGATCTACCCAAAACAGAAATCTTAATTGAAGGAATCGATTATTATCTTGAAAATGGAAATATGGTTTTTAAAACTTGGTACCATTTAAAAAGAGGAACTTGTTGCGGAAATAATTGCCGACATTGCCCTTATTAA
- the cobU gene encoding bifunctional adenosylcobinamide kinase/adenosylcobinamide-phosphate guanylyltransferase, with amino-acid sequence MLHLIIGGERSGKSSYAQKLALELSNSPLYIATARKWDSDFQTRIDRHQNERDERWTNIEEEKHLSKIDFSGKTALIDCVTLWLTNFFVDNKNDVALSLEEAKKEFLAIAKNQNSNIIIVTNEIGMGVHAETHIGRKFVELQGWMNQFLAENADEVVLMVSGIPVKIKG; translated from the coding sequence ATGCTTCACTTAATCATTGGCGGTGAGCGTTCTGGAAAAAGTAGTTATGCCCAAAAACTTGCTTTAGAACTTTCTAATTCACCTTTATATATTGCAACGGCTCGAAAATGGGATTCTGATTTTCAAACCCGAATTGATCGTCATCAAAACGAACGCGACGAACGCTGGACCAATATTGAAGAAGAAAAACATCTGAGTAAAATTGATTTTTCTGGAAAAACAGCATTAATTGACTGCGTTACACTTTGGTTGACAAACTTTTTTGTAGACAACAAAAATGACGTTGCTTTGAGTTTGGAAGAAGCTAAAAAAGAATTTCTTGCTATTGCGAAAAATCAAAACTCCAATATCATCATTGTAACAAACGAAATCGGAATGGGCGTTCATGCAGAAACTCATATCGGCAGAAAATTTGTTGAACTTCAAGGTTGGATGAATCAATTTCTTGCCGAAAATGCTGACGAGGTTGTTTTGATGGTTTCGGGAATTCCGGTAAAAATTAAAGGATAA
- the cobT gene encoding nicotinate-nucleotide--dimethylbenzimidazole phosphoribosyltransferase — MSNLDDILKSRRDTRHFTTDEVPDEVIQKALQAGHWAPSVGLTDATRYFLIKSDEVKSSIKNLFLDYNKKAAELTDNEEQKELYNSLKLEAIEEAPIGLIIAYDRSVLNQFTIGTIGSNEAVKFSSVCAAQNIWLSLTEQGYGMGWVSILNYYQFKKILDLPENIEPLGYFCIGKPATNYNNQPMLQQLHWKQKSEAPICKEINEIHKINIPDFTVKSENEIADKSDFCKLLQEKIDSKTKPVGSLGTLETLAFQMATVFETLNPKITNPNIVVFAADHGIANHDVSDYPQDVTRQMVTNFLDGGAAINVFCKQNDIELSIVDAGVNYDFPTNAKLINSKIAKGTQSFLHVPAMSETEVQLCFEKGKSIVDTIAKSGANCIGFGEMGIGNTSTASVLMSLLTGFSIEECVGKGTGVSDEKLIQKQNILKKAIENYSGKTDLMSQLAYFGGFEILQMAGGMLSAFENKMLILVDGFICTVAFLIASKINPNISKNAIFCHCSAEKAHQKLLNYLDAKTILNLDLRLGEGTGCAVAFPILKSAEAFLNEMASFESAGISRK, encoded by the coding sequence ATGAGCAATCTAGACGATATATTAAAATCCCGCCGCGATACCCGACATTTTACAACCGATGAAGTTCCTGATGAAGTAATTCAGAAAGCTTTACAGGCTGGACATTGGGCGCCTTCTGTCGGGTTAACTGACGCGACTAGATATTTCCTCATTAAATCGGATGAAGTTAAAAGTTCTATAAAAAATCTGTTTTTAGATTACAACAAAAAAGCAGCTGAACTTACTGATAACGAAGAACAAAAAGAACTATATAATTCGCTAAAACTAGAAGCAATCGAAGAAGCTCCAATCGGACTTATTATTGCTTATGACCGTTCTGTTTTAAACCAATTTACAATTGGAACGATTGGAAGCAATGAAGCCGTGAAATTCAGTTCGGTTTGTGCGGCGCAGAATATCTGGCTTTCGCTTACAGAACAAGGTTACGGAATGGGATGGGTTTCTATTTTGAATTATTATCAGTTTAAAAAAATCCTCGATTTACCCGAAAATATTGAACCGTTGGGTTATTTCTGTATCGGAAAACCAGCAACAAATTATAACAATCAGCCAATGCTTCAGCAATTGCATTGGAAACAGAAATCGGAAGCTCCAATTTGTAAAGAGATTAACGAAATTCATAAAATAAATATTCCTGATTTTACAGTTAAATCTGAAAATGAAATCGCCGACAAATCTGATTTTTGTAAACTTTTGCAAGAAAAAATAGATTCGAAAACAAAACCTGTTGGTTCTTTGGGAACTCTTGAAACTTTAGCTTTTCAAATGGCTACTGTTTTCGAAACTTTAAATCCGAAAATTACAAATCCGAATATTGTAGTTTTTGCGGCAGATCACGGAATTGCAAATCATGACGTAAGCGATTATCCGCAAGATGTTACACGCCAAATGGTTACTAATTTTCTGGATGGTGGAGCCGCAATAAATGTTTTCTGCAAACAAAACGATATTGAATTATCTATTGTAGATGCTGGCGTAAATTACGATTTCCCAACCAATGCAAAATTGATTAATTCGAAAATTGCTAAAGGAACTCAGTCATTTTTACACGTTCCAGCAATGAGCGAAACTGAAGTTCAATTATGTTTTGAAAAAGGAAAATCGATTGTTGATACTATTGCAAAATCAGGCGCAAACTGCATCGGTTTTGGCGAAATGGGAATTGGAAATACTTCTACAGCTTCTGTTTTAATGAGTCTTTTAACTGGTTTTTCTATTGAAGAATGTGTCGGAAAAGGAACTGGAGTTTCTGATGAAAAGCTCATTCAAAAACAAAATATTTTAAAAAAAGCTATCGAAAATTATTCTGGCAAAACCGATTTAATGTCACAGCTTGCTTATTTTGGAGGTTTTGAAATTCTACAAATGGCGGGCGGAATGCTTTCTGCTTTTGAAAACAAAATGCTGATTTTAGTTGATGGTTTTATTTGCACTGTCGCCTTTTTAATCGCTTCAAAAATAAATCCGAATATTTCAAAAAATGCTATTTTTTGTCATTGTTCTGCCGAAAAAGCACATCAAAAATTATTAAATTATTTAGATGCAAAAACAATTTTAAATTTAGATTTACGCTTAGGCGAAGGAACAGGCTGCGCGGTTGCTTTTCCAATTTTAAAATCGGCTGAGGCTTTTTTGAATGAAATGGCTAGTTTTGAGAGCGCGGGAATAAGTCGAAAGTAG
- a CDS encoding adenosylcobinamide-GDP ribazoletransferase: MKKELHIFFTCLMFYTRIPCPKNITHDPDYLNKATRYFPFIGWIVGSISFIAYSLFAQFLYTETAVICSIVISVLTTGAFHEDGFADVCDGFGGGWTKEKILMIMKDSVIGAYGAIGLVLLFLLKFRLLSESIIIFQVYDDMAVFKIFLLFISAHSISRLAAISIIFTHEYSREDASSKSKPIAKQFTWKEVFGSFFFGLVPLIVFSLFDFRLILAVIPVFITRYFLARYFQKWIDGYTGDCLGATQQVCEIIFYLSILLIWKFI, encoded by the coding sequence ATGAAAAAAGAACTACACATTTTCTTTACCTGTTTAATGTTCTACACCAGAATTCCCTGTCCAAAAAACATTACGCATGATCCGGATTATTTAAATAAAGCTACAAGATATTTTCCTTTTATTGGATGGATTGTTGGTAGTATTTCTTTTATAGCTTATTCTCTATTTGCTCAATTTCTTTATACAGAAACAGCCGTGATTTGTTCGATCGTGATTTCCGTTTTAACAACTGGGGCTTTTCACGAAGACGGTTTTGCAGATGTTTGCGATGGTTTTGGCGGAGGCTGGACAAAAGAAAAAATCTTGATGATAATGAAAGACAGTGTAATTGGCGCTTATGGAGCAATTGGATTGGTTTTGCTTTTTTTATTAAAATTCAGATTGTTATCAGAATCTATTATAATATTTCAAGTTTATGATGACATGGCAGTTTTTAAAATTTTCCTCTTATTTATTTCTGCGCATTCTATAAGTCGATTGGCAGCGATCAGCATTATTTTCACGCATGAATATTCTCGCGAAGACGCTTCAAGCAAAAGCAAGCCAATTGCCAAACAATTTACTTGGAAAGAAGTTTTTGGCTCTTTCTTTTTTGGTCTAGTTCCTTTAATTGTATTTTCTCTTTTTGATTTTAGATTAATTCTAGCCGTAATTCCTGTTTTTATAACGAGATATTTTTTAGCTCGATATTTCCAAAAATGGATTGACGGTTATACAGGAGATTGTCTAGGAGCGACGCAGCAAGTTTGCGAAATTATATTTTACCTAAGTATTCTACTTATATGGAAATTTATCTAG
- the cobC gene encoding alpha-ribazole phosphatase encodes MEIYLVRHTETICEKGICYGQSDVNIAEPFDEIFDKIISELPSEAVIFSSPLKRCVILAKHIQENINAISYQEDDRLKEMNFGDWELKTWNEIPPEELNPWMEDFVNIKVSNGESFTELHERVGDFLTNEISKIKEPIIIVAHAGIIRSILCHQTSLPLKDAFNNKVDFGEVIRIEL; translated from the coding sequence ATGGAAATTTATCTAGTTCGTCATACCGAAACCATTTGCGAAAAAGGAATTTGTTACGGACAGTCAGACGTAAATATTGCAGAACCTTTTGATGAAATTTTCGATAAAATTATTTCCGAATTACCATCCGAAGCTGTTATTTTTTCGAGTCCGTTAAAGCGTTGTGTAATTTTAGCAAAACATATTCAAGAAAACATAAATGCAATTTCTTATCAAGAAGACGATCGCTTAAAAGAAATGAATTTTGGCGATTGGGAATTGAAAACTTGGAATGAAATTCCGCCTGAAGAACTCAATCCGTGGATGGAAGATTTTGTAAATATTAAAGTTTCAAACGGCGAATCTTTTACAGAACTTCATGAAAGAGTTGGTGATTTTTTAACGAATGAAATTTCAAAAATAAAAGAACCCATTATTATCGTTGCTCATGCAGGAATAATTAGGAGTATTTTGTGCCATCAAACTTCACTTCCTTTAAAAGATGCATTTAATAACAAAGTTGATTTTGGCGAAGTTATCAGAATTGAATTATAA
- a CDS encoding TonB-dependent receptor plug domain-containing protein → MTIKLRFAFCLLLLCQIISAQNDSINKLKEVVVSDNNLKNFSNTQSIQRLSDSIISKNQSSLTSLLNYNTIIYFKENGLGMTSSPSFRGTTSQQTVVVWNGININSQLLGQADFNTISTRGFNSIDVKAGGGSVVYGSGAIGGTIHLNNDLKFTDTFKNDFQIYYGEFNTVSAIYGITAATKKWSFDASFTRNSSDNDFKFVGQEVWNKNGQYYNNTLDAAIGYKINDKNSIKFYSEIYDGERHFSLTSPNATKTKYQDYNTRNLLTWSSSFSNFNSNVRLAYITEHYNYFEDINLDGYTSGGVKSFIGKYDLDYTISSTMKISTILDYTKNDGLGSGIGRSTRQIGGASLLWKHTLTEKWNYEMSARKEVSDVYKSPVLFSVGSRYNFSDFYKLKFNFSRNFRIPTFNDLYWEGSGNPDLKPESSFQAEIGNEFTYKDFRMTITAYGMKIKDMIRWLPNNTGNWSPENTDRVTIYGAEALLGWKKSFGKNTFDFSGTYAYTVSLDDRTDKQLFYVPYHKLTGSLSYYYKKLSAYYQIMYTGEIFTTSDNNPKYILDAYNVSNIGVDYNFSKKNIFKLGVKAANLWNEKYEALPSRFMPGRNLTIYLNLNY, encoded by the coding sequence ATGACTATAAAACTAAGGTTTGCTTTTTGTTTACTGTTGTTGTGCCAGATTATTTCGGCGCAGAATGATTCTATTAATAAATTGAAAGAGGTTGTCGTTTCTGATAACAATCTTAAGAATTTCTCCAATACACAATCGATACAAAGGTTAAGCGATTCTATTATAAGCAAAAACCAATCTTCATTAACTTCTCTTTTAAATTATAATACTATAATCTATTTTAAAGAAAATGGATTAGGAATGACTTCTTCGCCTTCCTTTAGAGGAACTACTTCTCAACAGACTGTAGTAGTCTGGAATGGAATAAATATCAACTCTCAGTTATTAGGACAAGCAGATTTTAATACTATTTCAACACGAGGTTTTAATTCGATAGATGTAAAAGCAGGCGGAGGAAGTGTTGTTTACGGAAGCGGTGCAATTGGAGGAACTATTCATTTAAATAATGATTTGAAATTTACAGATACATTCAAAAACGATTTTCAAATTTATTATGGAGAATTTAATACTGTAAGTGCAATTTATGGCATTACGGCAGCAACCAAGAAATGGAGTTTTGATGCCAGTTTTACTAGAAATAGCTCTGATAATGATTTTAAATTTGTCGGTCAAGAAGTTTGGAACAAAAACGGACAATACTACAATAATACTCTTGATGCAGCAATTGGTTATAAAATAAATGACAAAAACAGCATCAAATTTTATAGCGAAATTTATGATGGCGAACGTCACTTTTCTCTAACATCGCCAAATGCAACCAAAACAAAATACCAAGATTACAACACTCGTAATTTATTAACATGGAGCAGTTCTTTTAGTAATTTCAATTCAAATGTGAGACTTGCTTACATAACAGAACATTACAATTATTTTGAAGACATCAATCTAGACGGATATACTTCTGGTGGAGTAAAAAGTTTCATTGGAAAATATGATCTTGATTACACGATTTCTTCTACAATGAAAATAAGTACCATTTTAGATTACACTAAAAATGACGGTTTAGGCTCTGGTATTGGAAGAAGTACACGTCAAATTGGTGGCGCAAGTTTATTATGGAAACATACGCTTACAGAAAAATGGAATTATGAAATGAGCGCTAGAAAAGAAGTTTCAGATGTCTACAAAAGTCCTGTTCTTTTCTCTGTTGGCTCACGCTACAATTTTTCAGATTTCTATAAGCTTAAATTTAACTTTTCGAGAAATTTCAGAATTCCAACTTTTAATGATTTGTATTGGGAAGGAAGCGGAAATCCGGATTTAAAACCCGAAAGTTCGTTTCAGGCAGAAATTGGAAATGAATTTACTTATAAAGATTTTCGAATGACCATTACGGCATACGGAATGAAGATTAAAGACATGATTCGTTGGTTACCAAACAATACCGGAAATTGGTCTCCAGAAAATACAGACAGAGTTACTATTTATGGCGCTGAAGCACTTTTAGGATGGAAAAAAAGTTTTGGCAAAAACACTTTCGATTTTAGCGGTACTTATGCTTACACCGTTTCATTGGACGACAGAACAGATAAACAGCTTTTTTACGTGCCTTATCATAAACTAACTGGTTCTTTATCTTATTATTATAAGAAACTTTCTGCCTATTATCAAATTATGTATACGGGCGAAATTTTTACAACATCAGATAATAATCCAAAATATATACTTGACGCTTACAATGTTTCGAACATTGGTGTTGATTACAATTTTAGCAAGAAAAACATTTTCAAATTGGGAGTTAAAGCCGCTAATCTTTGGAATGAAAAATATGAAGCTCTACCTAGCCGATTTATGCCTGGGCGAAATTTAACTATTTATTTAAACCTTAATTATTAA